The DNA region TCTTCAAATCCTTCCAGGCGATGTACCAGGATCTCATGTCAATCTCTAAGCCTCTTGCCTGTCAGGTGAAGAAAGACACTCTCCAGATTCGGCTCCAGGATTTTGAGTGAATCCATGACGATATCTGCTTCGTTGAATGCAGCGATCATGCCGAGCATGGCCTGCTGAGCATCTGTTGTTTCTATCGATAGTCTGCCGTCAAGGAACGATATTCGCTTCACCTGAGGCAGGTCTTCAATGCGAGCCATCACGTCCGGGCCGACATGTGTGACGCTGATTTCGATCAACCCTTTGCCGAGGTTATTTATCAGGTTTCGCGGCGTGTCGAGAGCAATGATTCACCCTTCGTCCATCACGCCCACGCGGTGACACAGGAGCTCGGCTTCTTCCATGTAGTGCGTGGTATAGAGGATTGTGACCTTCTCGTCGTTCAGCCGTCGCACATTCTCAAAGATGTTGTTCCGGGACTGCGGATCAACACCGACTGTCGGCTCATCAAGAAAGAGTACCCTGGGTTTGGCAAGAAGCCCCGCAGCGAGGTTGAGGCGGCGCTTCATTCCGCCTGAATACTTCTCGACTGTATCTCCTGCACGCTCTCTGAGCCCGACAATCTCAAGTGCGAGATCAATTTTCTCCCTCAGCTCTTTCCCACCGAGGCCGCAGATGTGCCCGAAGAAACTCAAGTTGTCACGGGCAGACAACGTGGGATAAAGCGCAATATCCTGAGGCACTATTCCGATTATTTTCTTGACCTCGTTTGCATCTGCAACAACGTCCATGCCGGCAACAGTGACTCTTCCGCCTGATGGAGCGAGAAGGCAGGAGAGAATCGA from Candidatus Eisenbacteria bacterium includes:
- a CDS encoding ATP-binding cassette domain-containing protein, coding for APFWGNVNVNLFMLRCTRKEKRLGMGIIEVSGLVKKFGDLTAVDGVSFEIEEGEIFGLLGPNGAGKTTTISILSCLLAPSGGRVTVAGMDVVADANEVKKIIGIVPQDIALYPTLSARDNLSFFGHICGLGGKELREKIDLALEIVGLRERAGDTVEKYSGGMKRRLNLAAGLLAKPRVLFLDEPTVGVDPQSRNNIFENVRRLNDEKVTILYTTHYMEEAELLCHRVGVMDEG